One Eurosta solidaginis isolate ZX-2024a chromosome 5, ASM4086904v1, whole genome shotgun sequence DNA segment encodes these proteins:
- the LOC137254198 gene encoding uncharacterized protein: MDSSGNPPAMKEYVNQEAVRTFILGLNSKYTSGTLYSQNPKNLETAFAIASTIHHDNVNSQFDVLQYNQHQQYNTWQYQNTSRRYHEEPQRYRPNVQVQYNQTAPRQHHQPMDVDLSNQYKRPPQQNSYDRQMQGLPPNNPFRGGPQKRERNPSSRYFNAQQKVQPVNQTRDQELQSLAPEDDKYETGSVFLGV, translated from the coding sequence ATGGACAGCTCAGGGAATCCCCCAGCCATGAAGGAGTATGTAAACCAGGAAGCTGTAAGAACATTCATTCTTGGCCTGAACAGCAAATATACCAGCGGCACCCTCTATAGCCAAAATCCAAAGAATTTAGAAACTGCTTTTGCTATCGCAAGTACGATACACCACGATAATGTGAACTCACAATTCGACGTTCTGCAATATAATCAGCACCAACAATATAATACATGGCAGTATCAAAACACAAGCAGAAGATATCACGAGGAACCACAAAGATACAGACCTAACGTGCAGGTGCAATATAATCAAACTGCGCCAAGGCAACATCACCAACCAATGGACGTAGATCTATCAAATCAATACAAGAGACCACCACAACAAAACAGCTATGACCGTCAAATGCAAGGACTACCTCCAAATAATCCATTTCGTGGAGGTCCTCAAAAAAGAGAACGAAATCCGTCATCTCGCTATTTCAACGCACAACAGAAGGTACAACCTGTTAACCAAACACGTGACCAAGAATTACAATCACTTGCACCGGAAGATGACAAATACGAAACAGGCAGTGTTTTTTTAGGCGTATGA